In one window of Streptomyces sp. FXJ1.172 DNA:
- a CDS encoding LpqB family beta-propeller domain-containing protein — translation MGADRKGGARRRPGRAVAYAAFGGVLLTGCASMPDSGDLRNVESTPRQDTGVRVFAMPPAEGAGPAEIMQGFLEALTSDDPDYDTARKYLTDDAARAWRPERSTTVLANGPSIEPDCRPSGKPDPTSSVTCVLAGTRVASVDSQQAYQPAGGSYSKKVHLTRNPKTGQWRIDGPPDGVVMGKSDFQRNYTSVDKYYFASDMTAGATGQPVAVADPVFVRSKVDPMTQMVRSLLNGPSSWLGPVVRSSFPTGTALQKDVSGLAPDDQNKLTVPLNLKVSQVAATKCTEMATQVLFTLRNLAPTLDSVELQGVGGRRLCDLSEERAESAAWHGSAKSPEYLYFLDGRHRLVRMPTGSTGTSAVPVPGPLGEGDKGMESVAVSRDEHSAAGVGNAGKSLYVTSLSSGGSLGNALLTSTGATSADRLTTPSWDARGDLWVADRDPHRSRLYVVEQGSSKPQEVAVPELSGQIKDARVAADGVRIALVVEKDGKQSLLIGRIQRDDGTGQGISVVELRSAAPDLEQVSALSWAGDSRLLAVGREQGGVLQMRYVQVDGSTLDGPAPGALTGVKAIAASEDERVPLVAYSEDDGIVRLPSGAQWQKVDKDGTAPAYPG, via the coding sequence GTGGGCGCTGACCGCAAGGGGGGCGCCCGGCGGCGGCCCGGGCGCGCGGTGGCGTACGCCGCTTTCGGGGGCGTTCTGCTGACCGGGTGCGCCTCGATGCCCGACAGCGGGGATCTGCGGAACGTGGAGTCCACGCCGCGGCAGGACACCGGGGTGCGAGTGTTCGCCATGCCGCCCGCCGAGGGTGCCGGGCCGGCCGAGATCATGCAGGGCTTCCTGGAGGCGCTGACCAGTGACGACCCGGACTACGACACGGCCCGCAAGTACCTGACGGACGACGCCGCGCGCGCGTGGCGGCCGGAACGGTCGACGACGGTCCTCGCGAACGGGCCGAGCATCGAGCCCGACTGCCGCCCCAGCGGCAAGCCGGACCCGACCAGCAGCGTCACCTGCGTGCTGGCGGGCACCCGGGTCGCGAGCGTGGATTCGCAGCAGGCCTACCAGCCCGCCGGCGGTTCCTACAGCAAGAAGGTGCACCTCACGCGGAACCCCAAGACCGGTCAGTGGCGCATCGACGGGCCGCCCGACGGCGTCGTCATGGGCAAGTCGGACTTCCAGCGCAACTACACGTCCGTCGACAAGTACTACTTCGCGTCCGACATGACGGCCGGGGCGACGGGACAGCCGGTGGCGGTCGCCGACCCGGTGTTCGTGCGCAGCAAGGTGGACCCGATGACGCAGATGGTCCGCTCGCTGCTGAACGGCCCCAGCAGTTGGCTCGGCCCGGTCGTCAGGTCCAGTTTCCCGACCGGTACGGCCCTGCAGAAAGACGTGTCGGGGCTGGCGCCGGACGACCAGAACAAGCTCACGGTGCCGCTGAACCTCAAGGTGTCCCAGGTCGCGGCGACCAAGTGCACCGAGATGGCGACGCAGGTGCTGTTCACGCTGCGGAACCTGGCGCCGACGCTGGACTCGGTCGAACTGCAGGGCGTCGGCGGCCGCCGGCTGTGCGATCTGAGCGAGGAGCGCGCGGAGTCCGCTGCCTGGCACGGGTCGGCCAAGAGCCCCGAGTACCTGTACTTCCTGGACGGCAGGCACCGGTTGGTGCGGATGCCGACGGGGAGCACGGGCACGAGTGCCGTTCCGGTGCCCGGTCCGCTCGGTGAGGGCGACAAGGGGATGGAGTCGGTGGCGGTGTCGCGGGACGAGCACAGCGCGGCCGGGGTCGGCAATGCGGGCAAGTCGTTGTACGTGACCTCGCTGTCGTCGGGTGGTTCGCTCGGGAACGCGCTGCTGACCAGCACGGGTGCGACGTCGGCCGACCGGTTGACGACACCGAGCTGGGACGCCCGCGGCGATCTGTGGGTGGCCGACCGTGACCCGCACCGTTCACGGCTGTACGTCGTGGAACAGGGGAGCAGCAAACCGCAGGAGGTCGCGGTCCCGGAGCTGTCCGGCCAGATCAAGGATGCCCGGGTGGCGGCCGACGGGGTACGGATCGCGCTGGTCGTGGAGAAGGACGGCAAGCAGTCCCTGCTCATCGGCCGGATCCAGCGTGACGACGGGACCGGGCAGGGCATCTCCGTGGTCGAACTGCGCTCGGCCGCACCCGACTTGGAGCAGGTCAGCGCTCTGTCGTGGGCCGGGGACAGCAGGCTGCTCGCGGTCGGCAGGGAGCAGGGGGGCGTGCTGCAGATGCGGTACGTCCAGGTCGACGGCTCCACGCTCGACGGTCCGGCGCCTGGCGCCCTCACCGGCGTCAAGGCGATCGCCGCGTCGGAGGACGAGCGGGTGCCGCTGGTGGCCTACTCGGAGGACGACGGGATCGTACGGCTGCCCTCGGGCGCGCAGTGGCAGAAGGTGGACAAGGACGGAACGGCACCCGCCTACCCGGGCTGA
- a CDS encoding ComF family protein, which translates to MRGWWRDLSDLVLPAECAGCGAARTALCPRCRAALGGRAARRVRPVPEPAGLPVVYAAAPYAREVRELLLAHKERGALALAGVLGAALAGAVRAGLGPGGAAAEDAGGGPVGGRGDGSVVLVPVPSARWAVRARGHDPVRRMTLAATRELRRTGTPARMAAVLRQRRPVADQAGLDARRRLENVSGALEVAPGGGRLLGTGRVVLVDDLITTGASLAEAARALRDAAPSRREVERGVRTSVYAAVTREGRGERRSGTRSESGKWVHGAPEKTTGNVLGSLLRAAVVAAPGDSFEMTRN; encoded by the coding sequence ATGCGGGGCTGGTGGCGGGACCTCAGCGACCTGGTGCTGCCGGCGGAGTGCGCAGGCTGCGGGGCGGCTCGTACGGCGCTGTGCCCGCGGTGCAGGGCCGCGCTGGGCGGACGCGCGGCGCGGCGGGTACGGCCGGTGCCGGAGCCGGCCGGGCTGCCGGTGGTCTACGCGGCGGCTCCCTATGCGCGGGAGGTGCGGGAGCTGCTGCTCGCGCACAAGGAGCGGGGCGCGCTGGCCCTCGCGGGAGTGCTGGGCGCGGCGCTGGCGGGGGCCGTGCGGGCGGGTCTCGGCCCGGGTGGTGCCGCTGCCGAAGACGCTGGTGGCGGGCCGGTCGGCGGCCGGGGCGACGGGAGCGTGGTACTCGTCCCTGTGCCCTCCGCGCGCTGGGCCGTGCGGGCGCGTGGGCATGATCCGGTACGGCGGATGACACTCGCGGCGACCCGGGAGCTGCGGCGCACCGGGACGCCGGCCCGGATGGCGGCCGTGCTGCGCCAGCGGCGGCCGGTCGCGGACCAGGCCGGGCTCGACGCCAGGCGGCGCCTGGAGAACGTCTCGGGCGCACTGGAGGTGGCGCCGGGCGGTGGCCGGCTGCTCGGCACAGGGCGGGTCGTGCTCGTCGACGACCTGATCACGACGGGTGCCAGCCTCGCGGAGGCCGCGCGGGCCCTTCGGGATGCGGCCCCGTCGCGTCGCGAAGTCGAGCGCGGAGTGAGAACGTCCGTGTATGCGGCCGTAACTCGGGAAGGAAGGGGAGAACGACGGAGCGGAACGCGGTCGGAGAGCGGGAAGTGGGTGCATGGTGCACCGGAAAAGACGACGGGGAACGTCCTTGGGTCCCTGCTCCGTGCGGCCGTGGTCGCGGCTCCCGGCGATTCTTTCGAAATGACCAGGAACTGA
- the hpf gene encoding ribosome hibernation-promoting factor, HPF/YfiA family, which produces MDIVVKGRKTEVPERFRKHVAEKLKLEKIQKLDGKVISLDVEVSKEPNPRQADRCDRVEITLRSRGPVIRAEAAASDPYAALDLAAEKLDARLRKQHDKRFSRRGARRISAAEVPDHVPGAATLNGNGLPVHEEDTDGVPTKKIGSLEVKGEGPLVVREKTHVAAPMSLDQALYEMELVGHDFYLFVDAETKQPSVVYRRHAYDYGVIHLDPDQMVAEAQPRAAGGTLGG; this is translated from the coding sequence GTGGACATCGTCGTCAAGGGCCGCAAGACCGAGGTGCCCGAGCGGTTCCGCAAGCACGTGGCCGAGAAGCTGAAGCTGGAGAAGATCCAGAAGCTCGATGGCAAGGTGATCAGCCTCGACGTCGAGGTGTCCAAGGAGCCCAACCCCCGACAGGCCGACCGCTGTGACCGGGTGGAGATCACCCTCCGCTCCCGCGGTCCGGTGATCCGGGCGGAAGCGGCGGCCAGCGACCCGTACGCGGCACTCGACCTGGCGGCGGAGAAGCTGGACGCCCGGCTGCGCAAGCAGCACGACAAGCGATTCTCGCGGCGCGGCGCACGCCGCATCTCGGCGGCCGAGGTGCCCGATCACGTCCCTGGCGCGGCGACGCTGAACGGCAACGGCCTGCCCGTGCACGAGGAAGACACGGACGGAGTGCCGACGAAGAAGATCGGCTCGCTGGAGGTCAAGGGGGAAGGCCCCCTCGTCGTCCGCGAGAAGACCCACGTAGCCGCACCGATGAGCCTCGACCAGGCCCTCTACGAGATGGAACTGGTCGGCCACGACTTCTACTTGTTCGTCGACGCCGAGACGAAGCAGCCGAGTGTCGTCTACCGGCGCCACGCCTACGACTACGGCGTGATCCATCTCGACCCGGACCAGATGGTCGCTGAGGCGCAGCCCCGCGCGGCGGGGGGCACGCTCGGCGGCTGA
- a CDS encoding response regulator, with product MADTFGPMRDEDADDGVIGRDPEPGSSRVEPIRVLVVDDHALFRRGLEIVLAAEEDIQVVGEAGDGAEAVEKAADLLPDIVLMDVRMPKRGGIEACTSIKEVAPSAKIIMLTISDEEADLYDAIKAGATGYLLKEISTDEVATAIRAVADGQSQISPSMASKLLTEFKSMIQRTDERRLVPAPRLTDRELEVLKLVATGMNNRDIAKELFISENTVKNHVRNILEKLQLHSRMEAVVYAMREKILEIR from the coding sequence ATGGCGGACACCTTCGGACCGATGCGGGACGAAGATGCCGACGACGGTGTCATCGGCAGGGACCCGGAACCGGGCTCCTCACGCGTGGAGCCGATCAGGGTCCTGGTGGTGGACGACCACGCCCTCTTCCGGCGCGGCCTGGAGATCGTGCTTGCGGCCGAGGAGGACATCCAGGTCGTCGGCGAGGCCGGCGACGGCGCCGAGGCCGTCGAGAAGGCCGCCGACCTGCTGCCCGACATCGTGCTGATGGACGTCCGCATGCCCAAGCGGGGCGGGATCGAGGCCTGCACCTCCATCAAGGAGGTCGCCCCCAGCGCCAAGATCATCATGCTGACGATCAGCGACGAGGAGGCCGACCTCTACGACGCGATCAAGGCGGGGGCGACCGGATATCTCCTCAAGGAGATCTCGACCGACGAGGTGGCCACCGCGATCCGCGCGGTGGCCGACGGGCAGTCGCAGATCAGCCCGTCCATGGCGTCCAAACTCCTGACCGAGTTCAAGTCGATGATCCAGCGCACCGACGAGCGTCGGCTGGTGCCCGCGCCCCGGCTGACCGATCGGGAACTGGAAGTCCTCAAGCTCGTCGCCACCGGCATGAACAACAGGGACATCGCCAAGGAGCTGTTCATCTCCGAGAACACCGTGAAGAACCACGTCCGCAACATCCTGGAGAAGCTCCAGCTGCACTCCAGGATGGAAGCCGTGGTCTATGCGATGCGGGAGAAGATCCTCGAGATCCGGTAG
- a CDS encoding winged helix-turn-helix domain-containing protein yields the protein MTTPPRPTTILTADDARRIALRAQGFLGAPDRRAGVRGVLRHLGAIQLDTISVLARSHELVPYARLGAVGRKSVEAAYWNDTHAFEYWSHAACLLPVEEWPHFAFRRRAYRHRPHWNHELPEGAYDQVIKQLRAEGPLTSTELGGAKKTNEWWDWSGTKVAVERALMYGEVVCVERRGWKRVYDLAERAIPDALLHDELDDTECLRRLVRLAGESLGVGTRADIADYHRLKGEQVDAVIADSGLVPVEVEGWGKPAWADPVALATEPRGRHRTTLLSPFDSLIWERARTERIFGFTHRLEAYVPKPKRVYGYFAMPVLAGGRLVGRVDPAREGRTLVAKQVTLDGAKAVPAVAQALIEAAGWVNCTDVRVERVDAPEWREPLERELARILA from the coding sequence ATGACGACCCCGCCGCGCCCGACCACCATCCTCACCGCGGACGACGCCCGCCGCATCGCCCTGCGGGCCCAGGGCTTCCTCGGCGCGCCCGACCGGCGGGCCGGTGTCAGGGGCGTGCTGCGCCACCTCGGCGCGATCCAGCTCGACACGATCTCGGTCCTCGCCCGCTCCCATGAACTGGTGCCCTACGCCCGGCTCGGCGCGGTCGGCCGCAAATCGGTCGAGGCGGCCTACTGGAACGACACGCACGCCTTCGAGTACTGGTCGCACGCGGCGTGTCTCCTCCCGGTCGAGGAGTGGCCGCACTTCGCCTTCCGCCGCCGCGCCTACCGGCACCGCCCGCACTGGAACCACGAGCTGCCCGAGGGCGCGTACGACCAGGTGATCAAGCAGTTGCGCGCGGAAGGCCCGCTGACCTCCACGGAGCTGGGCGGCGCGAAGAAGACGAACGAGTGGTGGGACTGGTCGGGCACCAAGGTCGCCGTGGAGCGCGCGCTGATGTACGGCGAGGTGGTGTGCGTCGAGCGGCGCGGCTGGAAGCGGGTGTACGACCTCGCCGAGCGCGCGATCCCGGACGCGCTGCTGCACGACGAGCTGGACGACACCGAGTGCCTGCGCCGTCTGGTCCGGCTGGCCGGTGAGTCCCTGGGCGTGGGCACGCGCGCGGACATCGCCGACTACCACCGCCTCAAGGGCGAGCAGGTCGACGCGGTGATCGCCGACTCGGGTCTGGTGCCGGTCGAGGTGGAGGGCTGGGGCAAGCCCGCCTGGGCCGACCCCGTGGCCCTGGCGACGGAGCCGCGGGGCCGGCACCGGACCACGCTGCTGTCGCCGTTCGACTCGCTGATCTGGGAGCGGGCGCGCACCGAGCGGATCTTCGGCTTCACTCACCGCCTGGAGGCGTACGTCCCCAAGCCGAAGCGGGTGTACGGCTATTTCGCGATGCCGGTGCTGGCGGGCGGGCGGCTGGTCGGGCGGGTGGACCCGGCCCGCGAGGGCCGCACGCTGGTGGCCAAGCAGGTCACCCTGGACGGCGCGAAGGCCGTCCCGGCGGTCGCCCAGGCCCTGATCGAGGCGGCCGGCTGGGTGAACTGCACGGACGTCCGTGTCGAGCGTGTGGACGCACCCGAATGGCGTGAGCCCCTGGAAAGGGAACTCGCGCGCATCCTCGCCTGA
- a CDS encoding GNAT family N-acetyltransferase: MEPVTLTTDRLVLRAVGPKDTQAVYEAVQDPGIQRWTTVPSPYLPEHASGFTEQLVPDGWAQGSMFTFGVFLPGGELAGMLGLTMRSLGVAEVGFWASAQHRGCGYVTEATLTACRWIFTEVGVDRVEWRAEVGNHASRAVAERAGFTVEGTLRSAVNNKGVRRDCWVGSLLPSDLGLPSTAPYLPARS; this comes from the coding sequence ATGGAACCCGTCACACTCACCACGGACCGCCTGGTCCTTCGCGCCGTCGGCCCGAAGGACACCCAGGCGGTGTACGAGGCCGTCCAGGACCCCGGCATCCAGCGCTGGACGACCGTCCCGTCGCCCTACCTGCCCGAGCACGCGAGCGGCTTCACCGAGCAGCTGGTCCCCGACGGCTGGGCACAGGGTTCGATGTTCACGTTCGGCGTCTTCCTGCCGGGCGGGGAACTCGCCGGGATGCTCGGTCTGACCATGCGTTCGCTCGGCGTGGCGGAGGTCGGCTTCTGGGCGTCCGCGCAGCACCGCGGGTGCGGCTACGTCACCGAGGCCACGCTCACCGCCTGCCGGTGGATCTTCACCGAGGTCGGCGTCGACCGGGTCGAGTGGCGCGCCGAGGTCGGCAACCACGCCTCCCGCGCGGTGGCCGAACGCGCGGGCTTCACCGTCGAGGGCACCTTGCGCTCCGCGGTGAACAACAAAGGCGTTCGCCGGGACTGCTGGGTCGGCTCCCTGCTCCCCTCGGACCTGGGCCTGCCGTCCACCGCACCGTACCTGCCCGCCCGCAGCTGA
- the secA gene encoding preprotein translocase subunit SecA, translating into MSVLSKIMRAGEGKILRKLHRIADQVNSIEEDFVNLSDAELRALTDEYKQRYADGESLDDLLPEAFATVREAAKRVLGQRHYDVQLMGGAALHLGYVAEMKTGEGKTLVGTLPAYLNALSGDGVHIVTVNDYLAERDSEMMGRVHKFLGLNVGCILASMTPAQRREQYACDITYGTNNEFGFDYLRDNMAWSQDELVQRGHNFAIVDEVDSILVDEARTPLIISGPADQATKWYGDFAKLVLRLKKGEAGNPLKGIEETGDYDVDEKKRTVAIHEGGVSKVEDWLGIDNLYESVNTPLVGYLNNAIKAKELFKRDKDYVVIDGEVMIVDEHTGRILAGRRYNEGMHQAIEAKEGVDIKDENQTLATITLQNFFRLYGKLSGMTGTAMTEAAEFHQIYKLGVVPIPTNKPMIRKDQSDLIYRTEVAKFEAVVDDIAEKHEKGQPILVGTTSVEKSEYLSQQLSKRGIQHEVLNAKQHEREASIVAQAGRKGAVTVATNMAGRGTDIKLGGNPEDLAEAELRQRGLDPEEHIEEWAQALPAALEKAEQAVKAEKEEVENLGGLYVLGTERHESRRIDNQLRGRSGRQGDPGESRFYLSLGDDLMRLFKAAMVERVMSMANVPDDVPIENKMVTRAIASAQSQVEQQNFETRKNVLKYDEVLNRQREVIYGERRRVLEGEDLHEQVQHFMDDTIDAYVGAETAEGFPEDWDLDRLWGAFRQLYPVKVDIDELEEAAGDRAGLTAEFISESIKEDIHEQYEAREAQLGSEIMRELERRVVLSVLDRKWREHLYEMDYLQEGIGLRAMAQKDPLVEYQREGFDMFTAMMEGIKEESVGYLFNLEVQVEQQVEEVPVEAAEPVLEGAQDTVPAQAGARPEIRAKGLDVPQRRDLHFSAPTVDGEGGILERDLEDDEPVRSESDGLTRAERRRQAKGGRRRKK; encoded by the coding sequence GTGTCCGTCCTCTCGAAGATCATGCGTGCAGGCGAAGGCAAGATCCTGCGCAAGCTGCACCGCATCGCGGACCAGGTCAACTCCATCGAAGAGGACTTCGTGAACCTCTCCGACGCCGAGCTGCGGGCCCTCACCGATGAGTACAAGCAGCGGTACGCCGACGGTGAGAGCCTGGACGACCTGCTCCCCGAGGCGTTCGCCACCGTCCGCGAGGCTGCCAAGCGCGTGCTCGGCCAGCGGCACTACGACGTGCAGCTGATGGGCGGCGCCGCCCTCCACCTCGGCTACGTGGCCGAGATGAAGACCGGCGAGGGCAAGACCCTCGTCGGCACCCTGCCCGCGTATCTGAACGCCCTGTCCGGTGACGGCGTCCACATCGTCACCGTGAACGACTACCTGGCCGAGCGCGACTCCGAGATGATGGGTCGCGTCCACAAGTTCCTGGGCCTGAACGTCGGCTGCATCCTCGCCAGCATGACCCCGGCCCAGCGCCGTGAGCAGTACGCGTGCGACATCACCTACGGCACGAACAACGAATTCGGCTTCGACTACCTGCGCGACAACATGGCGTGGTCCCAGGACGAGCTGGTCCAGCGCGGCCACAACTTCGCGATCGTGGACGAGGTCGACTCCATCCTGGTCGACGAGGCCCGTACGCCGCTGATCATCTCCGGCCCCGCCGACCAGGCCACGAAGTGGTACGGCGACTTCGCCAAGCTGGTCCTGCGCCTGAAGAAGGGCGAGGCCGGCAACCCGCTCAAGGGCATCGAGGAGACCGGCGACTACGACGTCGACGAGAAGAAGCGCACGGTCGCGATCCACGAGGGCGGGGTCAGCAAGGTCGAGGACTGGCTGGGCATCGACAACCTCTACGAGTCGGTGAACACACCGCTGGTGGGCTACCTGAACAACGCCATCAAGGCCAAGGAACTCTTCAAGCGCGACAAGGACTACGTCGTCATCGACGGCGAGGTCATGATCGTCGACGAGCACACCGGCCGTATCCTCGCCGGCCGCCGCTACAACGAGGGCATGCACCAGGCGATCGAGGCGAAGGAAGGGGTGGACATCAAGGACGAGAACCAGACGCTCGCCACGATCACCCTGCAGAACTTCTTCCGCCTGTACGGCAAGCTCTCCGGCATGACCGGTACGGCGATGACCGAGGCCGCCGAGTTCCACCAGATCTACAAGCTCGGCGTGGTCCCGATCCCGACCAACAAGCCAATGATCCGCAAGGACCAGTCGGACCTGATCTACCGCACCGAGGTCGCCAAGTTCGAGGCGGTCGTCGACGACATCGCCGAGAAGCACGAGAAGGGCCAGCCGATCCTCGTCGGCACGACGTCCGTCGAGAAGTCGGAGTACCTCTCGCAGCAGCTCTCCAAGCGCGGCATCCAGCACGAGGTGCTCAACGCCAAGCAGCACGAGCGCGAGGCGTCGATCGTCGCGCAGGCCGGCCGCAAGGGCGCGGTGACCGTGGCCACCAACATGGCCGGCCGTGGTACGGACATCAAGCTCGGTGGCAACCCCGAGGACCTCGCAGAGGCGGAGCTGCGCCAGCGCGGCCTCGACCCCGAGGAGCACATCGAGGAGTGGGCGCAGGCGCTGCCCGCCGCCCTGGAGAAGGCCGAACAGGCGGTCAAGGCCGAGAAGGAGGAGGTCGAGAACCTCGGCGGGCTGTACGTGCTGGGCACCGAGCGGCACGAGTCGCGCCGTATCGACAACCAGCTGCGCGGTCGTTCCGGCCGCCAGGGCGACCCCGGCGAGTCCCGCTTCTACCTCTCCCTGGGCGACGACCTGATGCGGCTGTTCAAGGCCGCGATGGTCGAGCGCGTGATGTCGATGGCCAACGTGCCGGACGACGTGCCGATCGAGAACAAGATGGTCACGCGCGCGATCGCGTCCGCGCAGTCGCAGGTCGAGCAGCAGAACTTCGAGACCCGTAAGAACGTCCTGAAGTACGACGAGGTGCTCAACCGGCAGCGTGAGGTCATCTACGGCGAGCGCCGCCGCGTCCTGGAGGGCGAGGACCTGCACGAGCAGGTGCAGCACTTCATGGACGACACGATCGACGCGTACGTCGGCGCGGAGACCGCCGAGGGCTTCCCCGAGGACTGGGACCTGGACCGGCTGTGGGGCGCCTTCCGGCAGCTGTACCCGGTGAAGGTCGACATCGATGAGCTGGAGGAGGCCGCCGGTGACCGGGCCGGTCTGACCGCCGAGTTCATCTCCGAGTCCATCAAGGAAGACATCCACGAGCAGTACGAGGCCCGTGAGGCGCAGCTCGGCTCCGAGATCATGCGGGAGCTGGAGCGCCGGGTCGTGCTGTCGGTCCTCGACCGCAAGTGGCGCGAGCACCTCTACGAGATGGACTACCTCCAGGAGGGCATCGGCCTGCGCGCGATGGCCCAGAAGGACCCGCTGGTCGAGTACCAGCGCGAGGGCTTCGACATGTTCACCGCGATGATGGAGGGCATCAAGGAGGAGTCCGTCGGCTATCTGTTCAACCTGGAGGTCCAGGTCGAGCAGCAGGTCGAGGAGGTCCCGGTCGAGGCCGCCGAGCCGGTCCTCGAGGGCGCCCAGGACACGGTGCCGGCGCAGGCGGGTGCGCGGCCGGAGATCCGGGCGAAGGGACTCGATGTCCCGCAGCGGCGGGATCTGCACTTCTCCGCGCCGACGGTGGACGGTGAGGGCGGCATCCTCGAGCGTGACCTGGAGGACGACGAGCCGGTGCGCTCCGAGTCGGACGGGCTGACCCGGGCCGAGCGGCGCCGGCAGGCCAAGGGCGGACGGCGCCGCAAGAAGTAA
- a CDS encoding Rv3235 family protein, with protein sequence MNKVMSRTAQPRPRHRPPTRHDTRRPGGAPPRKPPAGNTRDTLPRAATAAGPPHTARTAPEAAKSPLRPTDLFADRLLAVLSGQRPVHWMLRHTAGRAYDDLARLAERRPLRTRGSRPVVRDIGYYVPCEGALEVFARISAGDQLRALAFRLELGQDLRWRCTAVEAASHPRPAV encoded by the coding sequence ATGAACAAGGTCATGAGCCGTACCGCCCAGCCCCGCCCGCGCCACCGCCCGCCGACCCGCCACGACACCCGCCGCCCGGGAGGCGCCCCGCCCCGCAAGCCCCCGGCCGGGAACACCCGCGACACACTGCCGAGGGCCGCCACGGCCGCCGGCCCGCCGCACACGGCCCGCACGGCCCCGGAAGCGGCCAAGTCCCCACTGCGCCCCACGGATCTCTTCGCCGACCGTCTCCTGGCCGTCCTGAGCGGTCAGCGCCCCGTCCACTGGATGCTCCGCCACACCGCCGGACGTGCCTACGACGATCTGGCCCGGCTCGCCGAGCGCAGGCCTCTGCGCACCCGTGGCTCCCGCCCTGTCGTCCGCGACATCGGCTACTACGTCCCCTGCGAGGGCGCCCTGGAGGTCTTCGCGCGCATCTCCGCCGGTGACCAGCTCCGGGCCCTGGCCTTCCGCCTGGAACTCGGCCAGGACCTGCGCTGGCGCTGCACGGCGGTGGAGGCCGCGTCCCACCCCCGACCGGCCGTGTGA
- a CDS encoding DUF6912 family protein, protein MRVYVPLTLTALAEAHKTGELGSGPFVAYAVTPALREWYLSEDIEELEYAALSRAGLASLRLLAGDPGALRRRVVVAVDVPDGAASVDPDRGLDPSALGEVTVTKSVPLAKAAAVHVDADEAEQDVAAAADALAAADGGDDDAQFVVDGADDHELLWYATQEIPNLVGPA, encoded by the coding sequence ATGCGCGTCTACGTCCCCCTGACCCTCACCGCTCTCGCCGAGGCGCACAAGACGGGTGAGCTGGGGAGCGGCCCCTTCGTCGCGTATGCCGTCACGCCCGCGCTGCGCGAGTGGTACCTCTCCGAGGACATCGAGGAGCTGGAGTACGCCGCGCTCAGCCGGGCCGGGCTGGCCTCGCTGCGGCTGCTGGCGGGCGATCCGGGTGCGCTGCGACGCCGGGTCGTGGTCGCCGTGGACGTGCCCGACGGTGCCGCGAGCGTCGATCCGGACCGTGGGCTGGACCCGTCCGCGCTGGGCGAGGTGACCGTGACGAAGAGCGTGCCGCTCGCGAAGGCGGCCGCGGTGCATGTCGACGCCGATGAGGCGGAGCAGGACGTGGCCGCGGCGGCGGACGCGCTCGCGGCAGCCGACGGCGGGGACGACGACGCGCAGTTCGTCGTGGACGGGGCGGACGACCACGAGCTGCTGTGGTACGCCACGCAGGAGATCCCGAACCTGGTCGGGCCCGCCTGA
- a CDS encoding HAD family hydrolase, whose protein sequence is MGMHVSAHIVWDWNGTLFHDNDAIIGATNAAFAELGLAPITLEQYRSLYCVPVPKFYERLLGRLPTEAEWELMDVVFHRHYAEHRGRCGLTEGAAELLVGWRTAGHSQSLLSMYGHEELVPLVRGFGIEAHFLRVDGRTGPSGGSKAEHMVRHLAALVDVEPARTVVIGDAADDAVAARRAGARAVLYTGGSHSRASLEETGAPVVDTLADAVREAHRIAA, encoded by the coding sequence ATGGGGATGCACGTAAGCGCGCACATCGTCTGGGACTGGAACGGCACGCTGTTCCACGACAATGACGCGATCATCGGGGCGACGAACGCGGCCTTCGCCGAGCTGGGGCTCGCGCCGATCACACTGGAGCAGTACCGGTCGCTGTACTGCGTTCCGGTGCCGAAGTTCTACGAGAGGCTGCTCGGCCGGCTGCCGACCGAGGCCGAGTGGGAGCTGATGGACGTGGTGTTCCATCGGCACTACGCGGAGCACCGGGGGCGGTGCGGGCTGACCGAGGGGGCGGCGGAGCTGCTCGTGGGGTGGCGGACCGCGGGGCACAGCCAGTCGCTGCTGAGCATGTACGGGCACGAGGAGCTGGTGCCCCTCGTGCGGGGCTTCGGCATAGAGGCGCACTTCCTGCGGGTCGACGGGCGGACGGGGCCGTCCGGGGGCAGCAAGGCCGAGCACATGGTGCGGCATCTGGCGGCGCTCGTGGACGTGGAGCCGGCACGGACCGTGGTGATCGGGGACGCGGCGGACGACGCGGTGGCCGCGCGCCGGGCGGGGGCCCGGGCCGTGCTGTACACCGGGGGGTCGCACAGCCGGGCCAGCCTGGAGGAAACGGGGGCGCCGGTGGTGGACACGCTGGCCGACGCGGTGCGGGAAGCGCACCGAATAGCCGCTTAG